A section of the Streptomyces xinghaiensis S187 genome encodes:
- a CDS encoding ABC transporter ATP-binding protein, whose product MTSLRRCAPYLRPHRWLMAGACVAAFGSMLAGLAMPLVLQRLVDGPVVERDLAALPWFIGGFALLGVVEAVLLGARRLLVVRPATRLETAMRADVSAHIQRLPLSFHSRWQSGQLRSRTVSDVMEIGRFAAFSAIYLMVNVAALAVGLGVLAWLAPVLALIVFLAYVPMVVATTVFEQRFRVVARSAQEVGGDLSTTVEESVLGVRVLKVFGRGPEAVRQFTGRARRLRDLELRKLSYTAALWWIITALPDLAIVAMIGYGGHSVATGALTLGTLMAAVTVATYLRWPADTLGWLTADASTAATAADRYWQVRDEPVTVTDPERPRPLPSPVRGEIRLEGVHYAHPGGRTATLRGVDLTVRAGTTVAVAGATGSGKSTLLSLLSRLDDPTSGRITLDGVDLRDLALADLRSVVSGAFDDPVLFSGTVRANVTLGLPETGDAAAGEDGDAAVWEALRTVRADAFVSALPDKLSTVIGEEGLGLSGGQRQRLALARAILRRPTVLVLDDALSALDVRTEREVETALRGVLCRVTTFVAAHRPGTLRLADQVVFLSGGRVAATGTHDELMAREPEYRLLVAPSLPTVIARPEDDSDDILDDITADGMAGRGRTR is encoded by the coding sequence ATGACGTCGCTGCGACGCTGCGCCCCCTATCTGCGCCCGCACCGCTGGCTGATGGCGGGGGCGTGCGTCGCTGCCTTCGGGTCGATGCTCGCGGGTCTGGCCATGCCGCTGGTGCTCCAGCGGCTGGTGGACGGGCCGGTCGTGGAGCGGGACCTCGCCGCGCTTCCGTGGTTCATCGGCGGGTTCGCCCTCCTCGGTGTGGTCGAAGCGGTCCTGCTGGGCGCGCGCCGGCTGCTGGTGGTGCGCCCGGCGACCCGGCTGGAGACGGCGATGCGCGCCGACGTGTCGGCGCACATCCAGCGGCTGCCCCTGTCGTTCCATTCCCGCTGGCAGTCCGGTCAGTTACGGTCCCGGACCGTCTCGGACGTGATGGAGATCGGCCGGTTCGCGGCCTTCTCTGCCATCTACCTGATGGTCAACGTCGCGGCGCTCGCCGTGGGTCTGGGCGTCCTGGCGTGGCTGGCACCGGTGCTCGCGCTGATCGTGTTCCTGGCGTACGTGCCGATGGTGGTGGCCACCACGGTGTTCGAGCAGCGGTTCCGGGTGGTGGCACGCTCCGCGCAGGAAGTGGGCGGAGACCTGTCCACGACCGTGGAGGAGTCGGTGCTCGGTGTGCGGGTGCTGAAGGTGTTCGGGCGCGGCCCGGAGGCGGTGCGCCAGTTCACCGGCCGGGCGCGTCGGCTGCGGGACTTGGAGCTGCGGAAGCTGTCGTACACGGCGGCCCTGTGGTGGATCATCACGGCGCTGCCGGACCTGGCGATCGTGGCGATGATCGGATACGGCGGCCACAGTGTCGCCACTGGCGCGCTCACACTGGGCACGCTGATGGCCGCGGTGACAGTTGCCACGTATCTGCGCTGGCCGGCCGACACACTGGGCTGGCTGACCGCCGACGCGTCGACGGCGGCCACGGCGGCCGACCGGTACTGGCAGGTGCGGGACGAGCCGGTGACGGTGACCGACCCGGAGCGCCCCCGGCCTCTGCCGTCACCCGTGCGTGGCGAGATCCGCCTGGAGGGAGTGCACTACGCGCACCCGGGTGGCCGCACCGCGACGCTGCGGGGCGTCGACCTGACGGTCCGGGCGGGCACCACGGTGGCCGTCGCCGGGGCGACGGGCTCCGGCAAGAGCACGCTGCTGTCGCTGCTGTCCCGGCTGGACGACCCGACGTCGGGGCGCATCACGCTGGACGGTGTGGATCTGCGCGATCTGGCCCTGGCCGACCTGCGGTCGGTGGTGTCCGGAGCGTTCGACGACCCGGTGCTGTTCTCCGGCACGGTGCGGGCCAACGTCACGCTGGGCCTACCGGAGACCGGTGACGCGGCTGCGGGCGAGGACGGTGATGCCGCGGTGTGGGAAGCGCTGCGGACGGTACGCGCGGACGCATTCGTCTCCGCTCTGCCCGACAAGCTGTCCACGGTGATCGGTGAGGAGGGCCTGGGCCTGTCGGGCGGTCAGCGGCAGCGGCTGGCGCTGGCCCGGGCCATCCTGCGCAGGCCGACGGTACTGGTGCTGGACGACGCGCTGTCCGCCCTGGACGTACGGACCGAGCGGGAGGTGGAGACCGCTCTGCGCGGGGTGCTCTGCCGCGTCACCACGTTCGTGGCCGCGCACCGACCGGGCACTCTGCGCCTGGCGGACCAGGTGGTGTTCCTCTCCGGTGGGCGGGTCGCCGCGACGGGCACGCACGACGAGTTGATGGCTCGTGAGCCGGAGTACCGGCTGCTGGTCGCGCCGTCGCT
- a CDS encoding biotin transporter BioY, which translates to MSSVAYAIPRRGALADSVWARSRVRDAVLVLGAAGLTALAAQISVPVPGSPVPVTLQTFAVLVTAAALGATRGALGQLLYLAIGAAGLPVFSGATGGLSTVLGATGGYLLGFVVAGYLVGALAQRGADRRVAGTLLAYLAGSAAIYAVGVPVLAAVTHQSLGWAVLHGLVPFLVGDVLKAVAASAALPAAWRVMGRRR; encoded by the coding sequence ATGAGTTCCGTCGCATACGCCATCCCCCGGCGGGGCGCACTCGCCGACTCCGTCTGGGCGCGCAGCCGCGTCCGTGACGCCGTGCTCGTCCTCGGGGCCGCCGGGCTCACCGCGCTGGCCGCCCAGATATCGGTGCCCGTACCGGGATCGCCGGTCCCCGTCACACTGCAGACGTTCGCCGTCCTGGTCACCGCTGCCGCACTGGGTGCCACACGCGGCGCGCTGGGCCAACTCCTCTACCTCGCCATCGGTGCCGCGGGCTTGCCGGTCTTCTCCGGGGCGACGGGCGGCCTGTCCACCGTCCTCGGCGCGACCGGCGGCTACCTGCTCGGGTTCGTCGTCGCCGGCTACCTCGTCGGAGCACTCGCCCAGCGGGGCGCCGACCGGCGCGTCGCCGGCACGCTGCTGGCCTACCTCGCGGGCTCGGCAGCCATCTACGCGGTGGGTGTTCCCGTGCTCGCCGCCGTCACGCACCAGTCGCTCGGGTGGGCGGTGCTCCACGGACTGGTGCCGTTCCTCGTCGGCGACGTGCTCAAGGCAGTCGCCGCGAGCGCGGCTCTGCCCGCGGCCTGGCGTGTGATGGGCCGCAGGCGCTGA
- a CDS encoding APH(3')-V family aminoglycoside O-phosphotransferase: MIPTMDSTLRRTYPHYAWRLVNEGDSGAFVYHLTGHRPELYAKIAPRTPENPAFDLVGEADRLEWLAHHGIPVPRIVERGADDTTVWLVTEAVPGAAASEEWPEHQRTAVVEAIAELARTLHELPVDDCPFDRRLDVAVAEARHNVREGLVDLDDLQDEHAGWTGDQLLAELDRARPEKEDLVVCHGDLCPNNVLLDPETCQVTGVIDVGRLGVADRHADLALAARELEIDEDPWFGPAYAERFLEQYGAHRVDKDKMAFYQLLDEFF; this comes from the coding sequence ATGATTCCGACCATGGACAGCACATTACGCCGGACATATCCGCACTACGCATGGCGCCTCGTGAACGAAGGGGATTCAGGTGCCTTCGTCTACCACCTCACCGGCCACCGGCCCGAGCTCTATGCGAAAATCGCGCCGCGTACCCCGGAGAACCCCGCCTTCGACCTCGTCGGCGAGGCAGACCGCCTCGAATGGCTCGCGCACCACGGCATCCCCGTTCCCCGTATCGTCGAGCGCGGCGCCGACGACACCACCGTCTGGCTCGTCACCGAAGCCGTGCCCGGCGCCGCGGCCTCTGAGGAGTGGCCCGAACACCAGCGGACCGCCGTCGTCGAGGCGATCGCCGAACTGGCCCGCACCCTCCACGAACTCCCCGTGGACGACTGCCCCTTCGACCGCCGCCTCGACGTGGCGGTCGCCGAGGCCCGGCACAACGTCCGGGAGGGCCTGGTCGACCTCGACGACCTCCAGGACGAGCACGCCGGCTGGACCGGCGACCAGCTCCTCGCCGAACTCGACCGCGCCCGGCCCGAGAAGGAGGACCTGGTCGTCTGCCACGGCGACCTGTGCCCCAACAACGTGCTGCTCGACCCAGAGACGTGCCAGGTGACCGGAGTGATCGATGTGGGCCGCCTCGGCGTCGCCGACCGCCACGCCGACCTCGCCCTCGCCGCCCGCGAGCTGGAGATCGACGAGGACCCCTGGTTCGGCCCCGCATACGCCGAGCGGTTCCTCGAGCAGTACGGCGCCCACCGCGTCGACAAGGACAAGATGGCCTTCTACCAGCTACTCGATGAGTTCTTCTGA
- a CDS encoding IS3 family transposase, with product MPAPHPEEFRDDVVRVARNHEKGATLAQTARDFGVREMTLSKWLRRAAVEDGEKPGVTRSESAENRELKKRVRLLEQENEVLRRAALGSVLVEAGESLASQGAH from the coding sequence GTGCCTGCTCCCCATCCCGAAGAGTTCCGTGATGACGTCGTGCGGGTGGCCCGGAACCATGAGAAGGGTGCGACCCTCGCCCAGACCGCGAGGGACTTCGGTGTTCGTGAGATGACGCTGTCGAAGTGGCTGCGCCGGGCCGCCGTGGAAGACGGCGAGAAGCCCGGTGTCACCAGGTCGGAGTCGGCGGAGAACCGTGAACTGAAGAAGCGGGTGCGGCTGCTGGAGCAGGAGAACGAGGTCCTGCGCCGGGCTGCGCTGGGCTCTGTTCTCGTAGAGGCGGGCGAATCACTGGCCAGCCAGGGTGCCCACTGA
- a CDS encoding 2-deoxy-scyllo-inosose synthase translates to MQVTPIAMEDASFPYRLGTECAEDVITCLAALGASSYLVVADTTVAELYGLDLATRIGKEAGPAHLLTHEAGEVHKVLATVSALAEQALERGADRRSLVVALGGGVTGNIAGLMASLLFRGIRLVHVPTTVVAMLDSVLSLKQAVNATFGKNLVGTFYQPVEVLADTAFLRTLPPREIRSGMGEVVKNALAIRPAMLDRLAGALRVDARYDDETLRWIIAESLAAKADVTRDDKHERRSGLVLEYGHTAGHAIEHASRGEVAHGAGVAVGMTVAAEVSRRLGHADAGLVPLHRELVAAAGVEPAIPAHVDTSLIRNWLAYDNKRGYLDSPPGHTPMVLLSAPGDVLHTGTLPLVPVPLALLDEVVDEAASRGGAAEPAAAYAGSPPAGPLP, encoded by the coding sequence ATGCAGGTCACACCCATCGCGATGGAAGACGCCTCATTCCCCTACCGGCTCGGCACCGAGTGTGCCGAGGACGTCATCACCTGCCTCGCCGCACTCGGCGCCAGCAGCTACCTGGTGGTGGCGGACACCACGGTGGCCGAGCTCTACGGCCTCGACCTCGCCACCCGCATCGGCAAGGAGGCCGGCCCGGCCCACCTCCTCACCCACGAGGCGGGCGAGGTGCACAAGGTTCTGGCCACCGTGTCCGCGCTCGCGGAGCAGGCCCTGGAGCGCGGAGCGGACCGACGCTCCCTCGTCGTCGCACTCGGCGGCGGCGTCACCGGCAACATCGCCGGCCTGATGGCGTCGCTGCTGTTCCGCGGAATCCGCCTCGTCCACGTGCCGACCACGGTGGTGGCCATGCTCGACTCGGTGCTCTCGCTGAAGCAGGCCGTCAACGCCACCTTCGGCAAGAACCTGGTCGGCACCTTCTACCAGCCCGTCGAAGTCCTGGCCGACACCGCCTTCCTGCGCACACTGCCGCCCCGCGAGATCCGCTCCGGCATGGGCGAGGTGGTGAAGAACGCCCTCGCCATCCGGCCGGCCATGCTCGACCGGCTCGCGGGCGCCCTGCGTGTTGACGCGCGCTACGACGACGAGACCCTGCGCTGGATCATCGCGGAGAGCCTGGCCGCCAAGGCCGACGTCACTCGGGACGACAAGCACGAGCGTCGCTCCGGCCTCGTTCTGGAGTACGGCCACACCGCCGGGCACGCCATCGAGCACGCCTCCCGCGGCGAGGTTGCCCATGGGGCGGGCGTCGCCGTCGGCATGACCGTCGCCGCCGAAGTCTCCCGCCGTCTGGGGCACGCCGACGCCGGCCTCGTCCCTCTGCACCGCGAACTGGTCGCAGCCGCCGGGGTGGAGCCCGCGATTCCGGCACACGTCGACACATCACTGATCAGGAACTGGCTGGCGTACGACAACAAGCGCGGCTACCTCGACAGCCCGCCCGGGCACACCCCGATGGTGCTGTTGTCGGCGCCCGGCGACGTCCTGCACACGGGGACCCTGCCGCTCGTGCCCGTCCCCCTCGCCCTGCTGGACGAGGTTGTCGACGAGGCGGCTTCGCGCGGCGGGGCCGCCGAGCCCGCAGCGGCGTACGCGGGCTCTCCACCGGCCGGCCCGCTGCCGTAA
- a CDS encoding 5-oxoprolinase subunit B family protein: MSPLNSRYSWGGDEHLVVQLDEAMSLEVNFEAMAMARLLQSQKLPGVIDVCPANASLMVRFDPDVIAPAALEGAVRQVEREVGDAPSLTLQTRIVEVPVWYDDPFTNETGARFRDRHQRPEGNDLEFAAIENGLPSVQAFIDRHSGSPWITSMVGFVAGLPFLFQMVPQERQLEVPKYLRPRTDTPALTVGYGGCFSCIYSVRGAGGYQMFGVTPVPIFDPARKLPDFADFMVFFRPGDIVKFRAIDGDEYERVRQDVEAGAFRYRQSPVSFSLHDFLAGPDAYNATLLEALHGH; encoded by the coding sequence ATGAGTCCGCTCAACAGCCGTTACTCGTGGGGCGGAGACGAACACCTGGTCGTCCAGCTCGACGAGGCAATGAGCCTGGAAGTCAACTTCGAGGCGATGGCCATGGCCAGGCTTCTGCAAAGCCAGAAGCTGCCAGGCGTGATCGACGTCTGTCCCGCGAACGCCTCCCTCATGGTGCGCTTCGACCCGGATGTCATTGCCCCGGCGGCACTGGAGGGCGCGGTGCGCCAAGTCGAGCGGGAGGTCGGCGACGCGCCGTCCCTGACGCTCCAGACCCGCATCGTCGAAGTACCCGTCTGGTATGACGACCCGTTCACCAACGAGACCGGTGCCCGGTTCCGCGACCGGCACCAGCGGCCGGAGGGAAACGACCTGGAGTTCGCCGCGATCGAGAACGGCCTGCCTTCGGTGCAGGCGTTCATCGACCGCCACTCCGGTTCGCCGTGGATCACCTCGATGGTCGGCTTCGTCGCCGGCCTTCCCTTCCTCTTCCAGATGGTTCCGCAGGAGCGACAGCTCGAAGTCCCCAAGTACCTGCGTCCCCGCACCGACACGCCGGCGCTGACCGTCGGGTACGGCGGTTGCTTCTCCTGCATCTACTCGGTGCGCGGCGCCGGCGGCTACCAGATGTTCGGCGTCACCCCCGTACCCATCTTCGACCCGGCCCGCAAGCTCCCCGACTTCGCGGACTTCATGGTCTTCTTCCGGCCCGGCGACATCGTCAAGTTCCGCGCGATCGACGGGGACGAGTACGAGCGCGTCAGACAGGACGTGGAAGCAGGGGCATTCCGCTACCGCCAGAGCCCGGTCAGCTTCAGCCTGCACGACTTCCTGGCAGGCCCCGACGCCTACAACGCCACACTGCTGGAGGCCCTGCATGGCCATTGA
- a CDS encoding DegT/DnrJ/EryC1/StrS family aminotransferase — MVSRLAVNGGDALRTRPWPAWPQPAPGVAGAMADVLGSGRWSISGPYRGTDSYERRFARAFAAYNGVPHCVPAASGTAGLMLALEACEVGAGDEVIVPGLSWVASGSTILGVNAVPVFCDVEADTLCLSPDAVEAAITERTRAIVVVHLYSALADMDPLLRIAERHGLPLIEDCAQAHGATYRGVKVGALSTAGTFSMQHSKVLTSGEGGAVVTRDAHFARRVEHLRADGRCLSATLPSPGAMELVETGELMGSNRCLSEFQAAILTEQLTILDEQNETRRSNAARLDGLLGGLGLRPQTTSAGTTSRTYYTYAVRLPDGVLEDVPVTEVTDALTAELGFPVLPCYAPIPANKLYAPHTRRRYTLGLAHEERIDPKRFALPVCEGAARRTVTLHHAALLGGEEDMGDIAAAFAKVLRHGAELVH, encoded by the coding sequence ATGGTTTCCCGGTTGGCAGTGAACGGCGGCGACGCGTTACGCACGCGCCCCTGGCCCGCATGGCCGCAACCCGCGCCTGGGGTTGCCGGCGCAATGGCGGATGTCCTCGGATCCGGCCGGTGGTCGATCAGCGGCCCCTACCGCGGCACCGACTCCTACGAGCGGCGCTTCGCCCGGGCGTTCGCCGCCTACAACGGTGTGCCGCACTGCGTGCCCGCCGCGAGCGGTACCGCCGGCCTGATGCTGGCCCTGGAGGCGTGCGAGGTGGGCGCCGGAGACGAGGTGATCGTCCCCGGCCTGTCCTGGGTCGCGTCCGGCTCCACCATTCTCGGTGTCAACGCCGTTCCCGTCTTCTGCGACGTCGAAGCCGACACGCTCTGCCTCTCACCCGACGCGGTCGAGGCCGCGATCACCGAACGCACCCGGGCCATCGTCGTGGTCCACCTCTACTCGGCCCTCGCTGACATGGACCCGCTCCTGCGGATCGCCGAGCGCCACGGGCTGCCCCTCATCGAGGACTGCGCCCAGGCGCACGGCGCCACCTACCGGGGAGTCAAGGTCGGTGCGCTCTCCACCGCCGGAACCTTCAGCATGCAACACAGCAAGGTGCTCACCAGCGGCGAGGGCGGCGCCGTCGTCACCCGTGACGCGCACTTCGCCCGTCGCGTGGAGCACCTGCGGGCCGATGGCCGCTGCCTGTCCGCCACCCTGCCCAGCCCCGGGGCCATGGAACTGGTCGAGACCGGCGAGCTGATGGGGAGCAACCGGTGCCTGTCCGAATTCCAGGCAGCCATTCTCACCGAGCAGCTCACCATCCTCGACGAGCAGAACGAGACCCGCCGCTCCAACGCCGCCCGCCTCGACGGCCTCCTCGGCGGGCTGGGCCTGCGCCCGCAGACCACGTCCGCCGGCACCACCTCCCGTACCTACTACACCTACGCGGTGCGGCTGCCCGACGGCGTGCTGGAGGACGTCCCCGTCACCGAGGTGACAGACGCGCTCACCGCCGAGCTCGGCTTCCCCGTGCTGCCCTGCTATGCCCCGATCCCGGCCAACAAGCTGTACGCGCCGCACACCCGCAGGCGCTACACGCTGGGTCTGGCCCACGAGGAGCGCATCGACCCCAAGAGGTTCGCGCTGCCCGTGTGCGAGGGCGCCGCGCGGCGGACGGTGACCCTGCACCACGCCGCCCTGCTCGGCGGCGAAGAAGACATGGGTGACATCGCCGCGGCCTTCGCCAAGGTCCTGCGGCACGGCGCCGAACTGGTGCATTGA
- a CDS encoding glycosyltransferase family 4 protein: protein MRVLRLTPFFHHDCVTAWPAEFDAVGGMQVQILRLSRELADRGVEQLVMTVGFPGLPRERVDRPGLTVRVTRAPLPRLRSELTGLVGLNQAWLAAVPAACRPLRRTWQPDLVHVHADGQLWALLAGPLVSRILGAPYVITLHCSRLAVYEPMSRFDRLQHRLVTAAERYALRHARRVSVLTARTADTVARLLPLDRALVDVLPDSVGDVRPVPRRRAEEYVRSLGVPAGVPVVGWVGRIAHEKGWRDFVAMAGRWDATVSAAPGAVFLVVGDGPQRERMREAVGAARLANRFVFTGFLPHDAVPSVMTALDVLVMPSAHEELGGSALEAMVCGTPVAGYAVGGLPDTVGSVTPGLLVPRGDVAALARVAGEAVTEAERHRKTVASAVPDLLSRYGADTVERALAHYRRALGRTSGGGAGCTP, encoded by the coding sequence GTGCGTGTGCTGCGGCTCACCCCCTTCTTCCACCACGACTGCGTCACCGCCTGGCCCGCGGAGTTCGACGCCGTCGGGGGCATGCAGGTGCAGATCCTCCGCCTCTCGCGGGAGCTGGCCGACCGTGGCGTGGAGCAGCTCGTCATGACCGTGGGGTTCCCCGGACTGCCCCGGGAGCGGGTCGACCGGCCAGGGCTCACGGTCCGCGTCACCCGCGCTCCGCTTCCCCGACTGCGCTCCGAGCTGACCGGCCTCGTCGGGCTCAACCAGGCGTGGCTCGCCGCGGTGCCGGCGGCGTGCCGGCCACTGCGCCGCACCTGGCAGCCGGACCTCGTGCACGTCCACGCGGACGGACAGCTGTGGGCGCTGCTCGCCGGGCCGCTCGTGTCGCGGATTCTCGGCGCGCCGTACGTCATCACGCTGCACTGCTCACGGCTGGCGGTGTACGAGCCGATGTCCCGGTTCGACCGGCTCCAGCACCGGCTGGTGACCGCGGCCGAGCGGTACGCCCTGCGGCACGCCCGCCGGGTCTCGGTGCTCACCGCGCGCACCGCGGACACGGTGGCGCGGCTGCTGCCGCTCGACCGTGCCCTGGTGGACGTGCTGCCCGACTCGGTCGGGGATGTACGGCCCGTGCCGCGGCGGCGGGCGGAAGAGTATGTCCGTTCACTGGGCGTGCCGGCCGGTGTGCCGGTGGTCGGCTGGGTCGGCCGGATCGCGCACGAGAAGGGGTGGCGGGACTTCGTCGCCATGGCGGGCCGGTGGGACGCCACGGTTTCGGCGGCGCCCGGGGCGGTGTTTCTCGTGGTGGGTGACGGGCCGCAGCGGGAGCGGATGCGGGAGGCCGTCGGGGCGGCGAGGCTGGCAAACCGGTTCGTGTTCACCGGGTTCCTGCCGCACGACGCGGTGCCGTCCGTGATGACGGCGCTGGACGTGCTCGTCATGCCGTCCGCCCACGAGGAGCTGGGCGGCAGCGCGCTGGAGGCCATGGTGTGCGGGACGCCGGTGGCGGGTTACGCCGTCGGCGGGCTGCCCGACACGGTCGGTTCGGTCACTCCGGGGCTGCTTGTTCCGCGCGGCGACGTGGCGGCGCTGGCCCGCGTCGCCGGTGAGGCGGTCACGGAGGCGGAACGGCACCGCAAGACGGTGGCCTCGGCGGTGCCGGACCTGCTGAGCCGTTATGGGGCGGACACCGTGGAGCGGGCGCTGGCACACTACCGACGGGCGCTCGGCCGGACCTCCGGGGGAGGTGCCGGGTGTACGCCATGA
- a CDS encoding biotin-dependent carboxyltransferase family protein translates to MAIEILNPGLASSIQDRGRPGYYEVGIPPSGAVDLYSALAANLLVGNDDGAALIEAAYMGPELRFTAPAVVAVTGAGMPVKVNGRSAPQWESFDIGAGDVLSFGFLEHGARIYIAVSGGIDVPLVLGSRSTYALGAFGGFDGRTLKAGDVLATGTDTGSGRPGRAVPEHLRPELSRELELRVMLGLYDYRLTPAGLTALLDTTWTLTPVADRVGFRYSGGTLEWKERVQPFGAGSDPSNIVDAGYPLGSIQVPGGVEPIILHRDAVSGGGYAMVATVISADLDAVGQSAPGSRTRFCPVSMEQALQARAETAARVRQLRTALS, encoded by the coding sequence ATGGCCATTGAGATCCTCAACCCCGGCCTTGCCTCGAGCATCCAGGACAGGGGCCGCCCCGGCTACTACGAGGTCGGCATCCCGCCATCGGGCGCGGTCGACCTGTACTCGGCCCTGGCCGCGAACCTGCTGGTCGGCAACGACGACGGGGCCGCACTGATCGAAGCCGCGTACATGGGGCCCGAACTGCGGTTCACCGCGCCCGCAGTAGTGGCCGTCACGGGCGCCGGGATGCCAGTGAAGGTCAACGGCCGGTCCGCGCCACAGTGGGAGTCCTTCGATATCGGCGCCGGGGACGTTCTCTCCTTCGGCTTCCTGGAACACGGCGCCCGGATCTACATCGCGGTGTCCGGGGGCATCGACGTACCGCTCGTGCTGGGCAGCCGGTCGACATACGCCCTCGGCGCGTTCGGCGGGTTCGACGGCCGCACGCTCAAGGCCGGGGACGTACTGGCCACCGGCACTGATACCGGATCCGGGCGGCCGGGGCGAGCTGTTCCGGAGCACCTCCGCCCCGAGCTGTCCCGCGAGCTCGAACTGCGCGTCATGCTCGGCCTGTACGACTACCGGCTCACCCCGGCCGGCCTCACGGCGCTGCTGGACACCACATGGACGCTGACGCCCGTCGCGGACCGGGTCGGCTTCCGGTACAGCGGCGGAACACTGGAGTGGAAGGAACGAGTGCAGCCGTTCGGCGCCGGGTCAGACCCGTCGAACATCGTGGACGCCGGATACCCCCTCGGATCCATCCAGGTCCCCGGCGGGGTGGAGCCCATCATCCTGCACCGCGATGCCGTCTCCGGCGGCGGCTACGCCATGGTCGCAACGGTGATCAGTGCCGACCTCGACGCCGTCGGCCAGTCCGCGCCCGGGTCCCGGACCCGCTTCTGCCCGGTGTCCATGGAGCAAGCGCTCCAGGCCCGGGCGGAAACCGCAGCGCGTGTCCGGCAACTGCGCACGGCGCTGTCCTAA
- a CDS encoding zinc-dependent alcohol dehydrogenase, whose translation MKALVFEAPERAVLTHRDIPDPAPGEALVRIAYNSVCGSDLSFYKGVWHGFTYPVVPGHEWSGTVVDVNGARGTNLVGSNVVGDLTCSCGVCAHCVAGTPTLCEDLGELGFTRDGACAEYMTIPVANLRRLPDTLPLRAACQVEPLAVALNAVDRLGVAGGEKVAVMGAGGIGLLLVQAVRLRGGTVTAVAEPVPERRAAALAMGVPAAVSGAPGALVELTGANPDAVPDVVLEGSGYPTAVQEAVEAVRPGGRVGLVGYRIEESAVMAPHHIVLKMLTVRASMGPGTCFEEAIDVLASGAVDVDGLLSHEFPLDDHAKALDVALRRSDGNTRSYFNLHA comes from the coding sequence ATGAAGGCTCTGGTGTTCGAGGCCCCCGAGCGGGCCGTCCTCACTCACCGCGACATACCGGATCCGGCACCCGGCGAAGCTCTCGTCCGCATCGCCTACAACTCCGTCTGCGGCAGTGATCTCTCCTTCTACAAGGGCGTCTGGCACGGTTTCACGTACCCGGTCGTGCCCGGACACGAGTGGAGCGGCACGGTCGTCGACGTCAACGGCGCCCGGGGAACCAACCTCGTCGGCAGCAACGTGGTCGGCGACCTGACCTGCTCGTGCGGCGTCTGCGCACACTGCGTAGCCGGGACGCCGACCCTCTGCGAGGACCTGGGCGAGCTCGGGTTCACCCGGGACGGTGCCTGCGCCGAGTACATGACCATTCCCGTCGCGAACCTCAGGCGGCTGCCGGACACCCTTCCGCTGCGCGCCGCCTGCCAGGTCGAGCCGCTGGCGGTCGCGCTCAATGCGGTGGACCGGTTGGGGGTCGCCGGCGGCGAGAAGGTCGCCGTCATGGGCGCCGGCGGCATCGGGCTGCTGCTCGTCCAGGCCGTACGGCTGCGCGGTGGCACCGTCACCGCGGTGGCCGAGCCCGTGCCCGAACGCCGCGCCGCCGCCCTGGCCATGGGCGTCCCCGCAGCCGTGTCCGGCGCCCCGGGGGCCCTGGTCGAGTTGACCGGCGCGAACCCGGACGCGGTGCCCGATGTCGTCCTGGAAGGGTCGGGATACCCGACTGCGGTACAGGAGGCCGTGGAGGCCGTCCGCCCGGGCGGACGCGTCGGCCTGGTCGGCTACCGCATCGAGGAGTCGGCCGTGATGGCCCCGCACCACATCGTGCTCAAGATGCTCACCGTCCGGGCGTCCATGGGCCCCGGCACCTGCTTCGAGGAGGCCATCGACGTCCTGGCGTCCGGCGCCGTCGACGTGGACGGCCTGCTCAGCCACGAGTTCCCGCTCGACGACCACGCCAAGGCCCTCGACGTGGCCCTGCGCCGCTCGGACGGCAACACCCGCTCGTACTTCAACCTCCACGCCTGA